TGCCTTCTCTTCTGGGCTACCGGGCATATAGGCTGCTGCAAGCTGTTGCGCATGCTCAATATCGACTTGCACCTTTTCGTTGTGGGTGTCCAGGGAGGATCCGGTCTCCAAGACCTGCTCGATGTGTCCTTCGGCTTTCTTGTCCATGACTTCCACCGTGGCGTGCTGTTGGTTGTGGGGTTGGTAAAGTTATTCGAAAAGTGATGCGGCGGGCACTGGGCAGGGCCACTATAGTCTTATGTGGATCGACCTCATGTTGGTATTGGTTGCTACACCGCAGGCACCGGCAATACACCGTGGCACCGCACGAGTGCACACAGGCCACCGATCCAAGCTCTGCGCGATGCACTACATCTCTCTATGCTGGGCAACGCGAAGCATTGTACCCCATGGGCAATACATGACTTCCCCGCGTTCGAGGTGGAGCTGTGTGTGCCACCTGCTGCCGAACTAGAATATGGATCCTGTCTAATATCGGGTTGATCGGCATATGACCGTAGCAGTCCGACGGCTGAAAGGCCGTGGCACCCTTGATCTCGCCCATCACCCCGGTAGACAATAGCGATCGGAAGCTGCACGGGTTACGGTAAGAAACCGTTTGGCGAAATCGCTTCTGCCTATAAGCACATCGGCAAGCCACTTGGAACTATCTTTTGTCGAGCAAGAGATCTATCATCGCCGCCACGCCTGCTTGCTTACGGCTTATCCTAGAAAACGACCTCTCCGCCCTCTACTGCAACACTTTGAAAGCCATAATCAGATGGCGATACTTCAGCGCCGACTGGCCATGCGTCCAAGGATTGCAGTGACTCTGGGCGACCCAGCAGGTGTGGTGAGTTCAGGTGAAGACATGTAGCAGAACGATGGCTGACACACAGCTCTTGCTTGCAGGGTCCGGAACTCGTGGCGAAGCTGCTCAGAGATCGAACGAACCTGACCAAAGCTAATATAGTGGTACTGGCGGATCGTTCTGAAGTGGGGCTTGCTTCGAAACAGGCCGGTGATACTGTTGTGCCTATTTCAGAAACCGCCAGCCAGGCCGGAGTACAGATCTTGGACGATAACAGTGCTCCAACAACCTCGATCCCGTTGCAGCAAGCGACCGAAGCAGGCGGTGAGCGATGCATACGCCAGCTAAAGCGGGCGCTGGACTTATGGAGAGCCGGGGAGATAGATGGTGTTGGTTTCGCGCCTCTCAACAAAACGTCTCTCAAGAAAGCCGGGATGACCGAAGAAGATGAGCTGAGGTGGTTTGCAAAGCAGCTTGGTTATACCGATACCACGAGCGAGATCAACATCGCTGGACCGCTCTGGACTGCTCGCGTCACGAGCCATGTAGGCATCGAAGAGGTGGCAACGATGGTGACGCAAGAATCTTCGCTGAAGGCAATCGAGCTGCTGCACAGATTAAGGTGATTGAGAAGTCCTGTCCTGATCAGCTCACGTTCACTGACATAACACGCTGTAGATGGGAGTCGGGAATCGAACACCCTCGCCTTGCAGTCTGCGCGCTGAATCCTCACAACGGCGAGAATGGCAACTTTGGCAGGCAAGAGATTGATGCCATTGCGCCAGCAGTGCAAGAAGCCCAGTCAAAAGGAATCGATGTCAAGGGACCATTTCCCTGCGACACAATCTTTTTGAAGCGAGCCGACTTTGACGGCATCGTGACCAAGTATCACGACCAAGGTCAGATTGCCTTGGAGCTGCTGTCCTTTGAAGGTGGGGTCACAGTCCAGGGTGGTCTTCCCATCATCATCTCGACGCCGGCTCATGGTACTGCGTTCGACATTGTGGGAAAGAATGTGGCTAGTGTGGTCAGCATGCAGAAGGCTTTCGATGTGGCGGTGACGATGGCGTCAAGACGCCTGGCGAAGCAGGACCAGCCCGACACAGGTGTGTCATATGCTGCTTCGTTATCGGCGAAGGCATTGGATCTGGAGAAGAGCTTGCCACATGTGTCCGCTGTGGAAGTCGCTTCTTGTTGTTGACGTGCTTAAGGATAGCCTAAAGGAATGAGACGAAATAGATCATCCCAATGTCATCAGGTGACGGGACGACTATTGTTGGAGGTTGATGATCGGTGTTGGTGTTGTTGATAGAAGGAAGACGCGTCTTTATGGGCGTGTCAAATGTGAACTGGAAAGACCCGGCGAAACGCCACAGTCTGTGCTCAACCTTAAAACCATCTCACGCACTTCTTCGACCAAACTTCTTTCTTCCTCCAACTGCTATACATCGACAAGTCACAGACCTTTATGTGAAGCTTGGCCTGCAGATGTCTCCCGTGCTGTGTATACGAGGGTGCATGGCAGCCATGTCACCTGCAACGGCAAAATACCGAACCCCTCTTTCAACCCGGCCATGGCCAAGGCCGGCGTGGAACCCCGACTGCCATCGGTCTTCTCCCTTGTCATCCCTCTATCATCGATCTCTGGGTAAGCACGACACTCACTATGGCTGACTACAGCATCAATACCCATACGGCATCGCAGACCGAAGACGACACGCCACGCAAGCGACAGAAGCTAGCAATCGCAGCACATGATTCCAGCAACGGCAAGACTGCACGCCACAGCAAGTCATGTTCCAACTGTCGCCGGCTCAAGGTCAAATGCGAGGCCGCTGACCAGGCTCACGAATGCTCACGCTGCGCCAGACTAGGTCTGTCGTGTCTCCGCGAAAAGAAGTCATGGATCCACGGCGAAGCGGAGACCGTCCCGATGCAGCTAACAATCATCAAGCTCGGAAGAGCTCTTGAAGACGTGCTTGAGAAGCCGAACATGCCAGCACTGGATTTGTACGCTTCGCCTTCGATCGTGCGGCCTAGAGCGCCTCCGAGAGCCACTCGACCTAACTCGCAAGAGCCGACCGAACGCAAAGAGCGCTCTGTATCTCCAGACCCGATGAGCAGTCTTATTGAAGCTACGCAGCTCAACGGAATGCGAAGTCAGCTTCGTTCTGTAAAGCTCCGGCGCAAAGGAGGCATGCGGCGTAGAGACCATGATTTGATCTGAAAATTTGCTGACCATGACCGCTGCTGACCATCTCCTGTCAGTGTTTCAACAGAAGCAGTCACAGTATCTCATATCTGCAACTATCTCGCCGCAGGCCACTGTGGAGTCGTTGAGAGCGTCCTCAACTGTACTGTTCACAGCAGTGATGCTGGTCGCAGCCTTACTCGTACCTGGCAAGGAAGCACTGCACGAGACTTGTCACGGCAATTTCATGGGCTTGGTCTCTTCGGTGATGTTCGATCGTGTCCATACTCTTGATGACATCCGCGGACTTTGCATCGCGGCTCTCTGGGAACCTTGCCTGAGCTGGAAGCTTTCGGGGTTGTGCATACGCATGGCAACAGAACTAAACCTTCATCATGCCTTCCACTCAGCTTTCCATGAGATCTCAATGAGCCAAGAGGATCGAAAGGAGCAGCTGGAACGTGCCCGACTATGGTATCTACTCTATGTTCTGGACCATCGAAGCAGCATCGCATATGGACGACCGCCCGTGATGTCGGAGCTCAGACCCATCAAGGAATTTGAGATGCTTCTCACCTCAGATCTTTGCACCAACTCAGATAGAGCTCTGATCGCTGAGTTGACAGGCCTCGTGGCTCTCAGCAGAGCCTTCGATACGTTCGGCCTTGAGCCCAGGCGTGCTATGACGGGAGACGAAGCCGCTGTACTCGATCATTCGAGGTTTGCAGACAACATACAGACCTGGAGAGACAGGTGGAATGGTCTGAGGGCGATGGACCAGTCAAACGCTACATTGCA
Above is a genomic segment from Fulvia fulva chromosome 3, complete sequence containing:
- a CDS encoding Putative 4-hydroxythreonine-4-phosphate dehydrogenase 2 codes for the protein MAILQRRLAMRPRIAVTLGDPAGVGPELVAKLLRDRTNLTKANIVVLADRSEVGLASKQAGDTVVPISETASQAGVQILDDNSAPTTSIPLQQATEAGGERCIRQLKRALDLWRAGEIDGVGFAPLNKTSLKKAGMTEEDELRWFAKQLGYTDTTSEINIAGPLWTARVTSHVGIEEVATMVTQESSLKAIELLHRLRWESGIEHPRLAVCALNPHNGENGNFGRQEIDAIAPAVQEAQSKGIDVKGPFPCDTIFLKRADFDGIVTKYHDQGQIALELLSFEGGVTVQGGLPIIISTPAHGTAFDIVGKNVASVVSMQKAFDVAVTMASRRLAKQDQPDTGVSYAASLSAKALDLEKSLPHVSAVEVASCC
- a CDS encoding Transcriptional activator of proteases prtT gives rise to the protein MTAADHLLSVFQQKQSQYLISATISPQATVESLRASSTVLFTAVMLVAALLVPGKEALHETCHGNFMGLVSSVMFDRVHTLDDIRGLCIAALWEPCLSWKLSGLCIRMATELNLHHAFHSAFHEISMSQEDRKEQLERARLWYLLYVLDHRSSIAYGRPPVMSELRPIKEFEMLLTSDLCTNSDRALIAELTGLVALSRAFDTFGLEPRRAMTGDEAAVLDHSRFADNIQTWRDRWNGLRAMDQSNATLHLLRSVELQYHFSNLVLNSLVLRGRSLQEINALPASLRPLALKAVEAAHMVLQHFLDNPTYADEIAGMPLYLHSIIPFSVVFLMKLARRWNAIGITIDAPQRTFHLIERVIRLLQNCQVGSDHMIYSMAKGFDRMFRRVKCSDDVGTSSTQ